In the genome of Nonlabens sp. MB-3u-79, one region contains:
- a CDS encoding nuclear transport factor 2 family protein, producing MSVAAKKIVQKFLDSDVFVNVEEFDHYIHKDLKMHWHASSGYREFSYDDYHRLSQSTASSYESMRSEVTHMISDKKEVAARFTVYVRTIENPREEIPVGYFVSIFKLEDDKIIEVHQSSHPSQG from the coding sequence ATGTCTGTTGCAGCAAAGAAAATAGTACAAAAATTTTTAGATTCTGACGTGTTTGTTAACGTTGAAGAGTTTGATCATTACATACATAAGGATCTTAAAATGCATTGGCATGCAAGCTCTGGGTATAGAGAGTTTAGTTACGATGATTATCACAGACTCAGTCAGTCTACAGCATCTTCCTATGAAAGTATGAGGTCTGAGGTGACGCATATGATCAGTGATAAGAAAGAAGTAGCAGCGAGATTTACAGTTTATGTAAGAACAATTGAAAACCCAAGAGAAGAAATTCCTGTTGGCTATTTTGTTTCTATCTTTAAGTTAGAAGACGATAAAATAATAGAGGTGCACCAATCCAGTCACCCATCACAAGGTTAA